tgaagagatggtaagtctatccctcacagcttcattttcattcccattaaaaatcaaacatggcactactgtgaataagacCAATCCTCTTGTTAAAAATGCGCAGTAAATTGTGGGAGAAAGCCCACTGACtgttgttagatttgacagattagaggattaaacgaaaggatgacacaaaaccatcatagatacaaacatattcttagcgatacaattTCTATAATGAAATGAGTTAATAATAAACATGTAACCATGTTCGTTATAaatttttgctgcaaagttgtgagttgaaatgatctcctcagtccagtcagctctgttgatgatctTGAAGCCACAGTAGTCAACGAGAGCCCTCGGAATAATATTTCAACAACATTGATAAGTTTACTTTTTgcgcatggtttttgccaccacttccgtgtttgacataagcggtgacattgccaaagcacTGGTCTTTTGcatcacgtcttgctggaaagtaagtgactaaagagaagggtcacaatataggctacatactttaggctacgtgcattcttaatgaattcatGTTGAGTTTTAATGTtgaattaacttatttaaaaaaaggaaacccataaatgcacaataaaatataaaaaaaacatatccagagacatccaagtagtatcagtggttttgtatttaccagctaattaatttttttattattattattgcgaaagtggtcttaaatatttcttttatttggccttaagtCTTAGTCTTAAATTGAATTCCTTCGAACCTGCTGAAACACTGGTgtaaaaaaagggaaattgtaaaacatttttcgcTGGGGCTCAGGAACTTaaggtaagatgacatcataatagcttgtaatgttaAATAATGAGATCTTATAATGACAGTAGGCTTCATATATGAAagtacacagaaatattagttcatactttctaactttataaaaaaaaaatatatgtcagattttttatttttgtggtgggcatgaatatAATGTAATGGTGacagagatatacctcaaaagcctgttgcaTCATATTTGATGCATATGGATTTCAACTGGGTTTTtcaatcaaaaaatatttttaaaaaaatgtaacctagcacaagttgcttatatttggcaaatactaattttaaaatatcagtaacaatgtaATAATTACTGTAacgtttactttattaaaataagctgtcatttatcccaacataagtcaCTTTTCGTGCAAGTCCGCCACCATTtgaaatagatcgatataaacattgaaagcgcttttttcacaaataaccactagatggtgccataaaatGTGAAACTTGCATACCATAGGTCCTTTGGttcatcagcttgaacagagagtgaaacaggagctgtcaaacgttgtgtatcatatttgatacacactgTTACAGGGTTAAGGGTTTTCTTGCAACTGGCAACAGATATTAATGTTTCATCAGTGCATCTTTAGGCTTGTGCCCACAGtagatttattttttcccctcagTCCTCATTTGATCTGTAAactatttttttcccctccccaaCACAGCTGCCTGATCTTGTGTCTCATTTGGGGTCGATCTACCACATGATTGAGAGCAGAGTGAAGTTATATCAGCAGCTCACCAGACTTCACGGCAAACTCTACCTGCTCATGACACAGGTGAGctactgaaatgtatgaaaacataACACATTAGCTCCAAATGAGGGGTATGGTTACTCCAAAAGtggttgcaccaactccaaaagggggcatcacttccactcatggttaaggttagggaaagggttaagtaaggggctccctatatcttcaatgACGGTTTGGAGCAatcgcccctttttggagcaatgcctgcagctgtACCCTTCTCAACTGTACATGTACTCGATttagagttgttgtttttttccccactaggtggcgacaagCAACAGCACTCTCAAAGTTGGTGACATTGATCACACAGCCAAACTGGTTTATGAAGAGGGTAAACGAgctctttttatttattcttttagtcAGAGCTAGTTCATTTTTCCTCAAAGAAtgctatatttttaattcaaaatagTGAATCTGTAATATGGATCTTTGTAGTTTAAACTAGGGGTTCCAATTGGTGGGCATGTTCTATTTGTTCTGGCATGTGAAGGACAGCAGAGAATAGCAATGCTATAGGCAAATTAAACAAAGTGAAAATAATTAACTTTGAGACACTCAGCAAATGGAAGTCTTATCTGCATGTGTCCCATTGATTTGTACTGTTTGATGTTATCTgatgttttacaattttttttttctgttttcagccTATGTCATTTTAATAATGCATATTGCTGGGCCTATACAGTtcatagtaatacattttattgGTTGATTTTAAGGTCATGTTTGATTTTAATAAACCTTGGAACAATTAATTATGGTGCTCTGTTGGTCACTTGATGTCAATGTAAAGTCTGGGACCTGAAGCAAAACTTGTTGAAAACCACTGGTTTAAACATTACTATGCTTCATCTCATTCTTTGaacaacaatggaaaaaaaacattctaagtatttgaatattttattattctgCAGAGTCCTCAGATGAGGAAGAAGGTTCTGAAGATGGACGACCTGAGGATGACTCTGAtgtaaggtgttttttttttttttttttttaaattgtttctgAGTGCTTGAAATGTGGGATTATGGGATTGTTCTGATTTTAGGACTGGGAGGAGGATGAGGCTGCAATGGAAGTGACGGGAGACAAACAGAAGCATACAGAGGATGATGAAGAGGAAGATATGAATGATGAATCAAAAGCGAATGGTGATTCAGATCTGGACCCTGAAAATGAGAGCGAGGAGGAATAATATCCAATAAGGCCACAAGATTAAAAAAGACCCTTACATTTATGTGTatgctttcattttatttttcattattttgaattttattgtgacaaaacaaaagtttgttttatagaatttCGTTGACCATTGCGGCCTGGACTTGTGGTTGTCTCTCTCAGAATGGTCATGAGGGTTGTGACCCCTGACCCAGAATGAGCGCTCCACGTGCAGACAGTGTACATATGTATTTGAGGTCCATTCGGGTCACTGTTCCTTTGACTTCATACTGCCTCTGTTTTGTTGCTCGGCAATTGTGAAATTGTGTGGGATTCCCAAAGCAAATTCTTCTCCATCCCCTGCTCGATTGTATCCTCAAAGGGGTAGTTCAGACAGAAATCAATGGTCTTCATCACCATGTCGCTCGAAAGCTatgtttttcttctgtggaacacaaaataaattttttaaaattttgatgctgctctttttttcatacaatgaaagtgattggtgataGGCTGTTGGACtctaacatttcattttgtgttccatgtaagaaactcatgggttttgaacaacatgagggtgagtaaatgatttctcatttttgggtgaactatctttctAAGAGTGTTTCTGATATCCATATGGTTTGACCACATAATGTTATCATAGCTAGTCCTTCCCAATTATGCCAACTCTGCTCACATCTTTAACTTTGTTTTCAATCCTCTCCCTGTCAGTCATTTCTCACGTTTGACTTCTGTGTCCTGTGTGTGAATTCATTTAAGGGTTTTCTACTCTCTGCAGTCATGACCCAGTTCTCATTCTAGAGAACCAAAAATGTGAACCTCTCCTTAAGAAAACATGAATCTAAAAAACAGAGTCCCAGAAGCTTGTACCTTTTGTTAATTATACAGTGGTTGCGATGAGTGTCAACCAAAACTTTTCATGCAAACAAATATATCGGCGACTGTTGtacagtttaaatgaaataaatacagttttgttCTCATCTTTTGTTTGGCTTTATTTCTAAGAACATTTTTCTTTCCTGGCTCTGAATATCAGCATTTACAAGAATTAGTAATCTGAATGCTGATATGTAAAAATTCTGTAGTTATTAGACTAGAATATAGCTGACACTTAAGGGCTCGAcagaaagttttgttttttttaacagttggGCCAGTAGTTCAGATATTtagcaggccttatgggaagaattgcaaagaaaaagccacttggaaaaacaaaaagaaaaggttagagtggacaaagcaacacagacattggacaacagataattggaaaagagtgttatggatcttaaacccattgagcttttgtgggatcagctagactgtaaggtgcgcgagaagtgcccgacaagacagccgcatctatggcaagtgctacaggaagtcaGGAAGGGGTCATACATATTTTATGTATCTAATGAGCATCACTGATTTGCAGTTTTTCCAAGAAAAATCTGTAAAGTTGCACTTCTGTGCCTGTCCACTAGGCGGCATTAAAACTACACTCTTATTGTCCACTAGGTGGCATTGATGCGTATATTTTATCACACGTGTCACAGTTGTTCTTGACGCCCGTGGCTCACCCGATTCCACCTGCATGTCAGCGCTGTGACCGCGGAGCACAAAAGTATCACGGCGCTCAGACTTCACTGAAGACGACTTGGAACTCTCAGATTGTGAGTacacaagcctttttttttttttttgtcttttgttctttttttttttttttaattaaattattataaatacgGCGAATTTTGACATAGATTACATCTCTGTTCAGAGTATAAAGAAAACTTGGAGACATGAGCTGAAATGGTTTGCGATTGCATAGACTAACTGAAAAGTTTTGTCAGGAagattgtttaaaatgtttggaTTCAGGTTGTTCGTGATTCATGCTTGCAAatataagattttatttattgtaacCTCAGCTCCAAACCGTGGAATTAGTCAAATGTTCCCCGTAACACTGTCATGACAAACCTGAACAAAGGTTAGTCATCACAGTAGTTGTTTAATTTATTCTTTGTAGTACAAATATTAGACAAAAGTGAATTTTGGATTTTAAAAGAAAGTTCTATGTTTGGTGTAGTAATAAGAACGTTAGTGATGTGTATGTGGtcacagaataaaaacaaaatcccACCAACATATTTGTTTCTAGTTTACGATCTCTCTGTCCCCTCACTTTTTATTTTCAGGTAAGAGGTATTCAGGTGAGAATGCCTGAGACCTCACAGGTGCCATGAATTGGGCTTTCCTTCAGGATCTCCTGAGTGGGGTCAACAAATACTCCACTGCATTTGGTCGTGTCTGGTTGTCTGTACTCTTCGTCTTCAGGGTCATGGTCTTCGTTGTTGCTGCTGAGAAGGTTTGGGGTGATGAGCAGAATGACTTCATATGTAACACGGATCAGCCTGGCTGCCATAATGTATGCTACGACGACTACTTTCCAGTGTCCCACATACGTCTGTGGGCGCTGCAGCTCATCTTAATCACCTGCCCATCGTTTCTTGTGGTGTTGCATGTGGGATACCGCGAGGAACGTGAGAGAAAGCATCGTATGAAATACGGCGAGGGCTGTCAGCGCTTGTACGCCAACACCGGAAAGAAGCGCGGTGGTCTTTGGTGGACATATGTTCTGTCGCTGGTTTTTAAGATGGGTGTCGATGGGACATTTGTGTACCTGCTCTACCACATCTACAAGGGCTACGACTTCCCGACCACGGTCAAGTGTTCCGAGGATCCTTGCCCCAACGTGGTTGACTGCTTCATCTCTCGACCGACCGAGAAGAGGATCTTCACCATCTTCAATGTGGTGATGAGTCTGGTGTGCATCCTGCTCTCCCTCTGCGAGTTCCTCTACCTGGTGGGAAAACGCTGCTTCGAATGTGGCCACAGGTTGAAGGGCTTACACCAGATAAGCAAGGCAAGGTCTATCTCTAACATGATGAGCTCGAATGCTTTTTTAGAATCAAACACCATGAAACTGGGAAGCAAAGAGCAGCCACCACCAGAATGCAGTGAGGTTATTTAATCACAAAAAGAACATGTGCTTGGAAAATAAAAGTGTGACCCAGGAAGGCAGAGAAAGATGGAGAATCCTTCTCATGTTCACCAGACCCACTGGATCATTCTCATCTTTTTCTTGGAAAGTTGTAGCCTATGAAGCAACAATCTGTTTAAAACTATTGGAGGGGAGGGAGGCAAAATGGCAATATTTTCTGGAGTCTTTCGTATGATTAAAGCATGTCAATTCATGATTTGGATGTGGTGTGGCCTTTTAGGCCAAGCTCCAGAATCTTCTCTCGCCAACGGGCACTTTGGTTCCTTCATTCAACAGCAAATACAAAACAATAAAGACCAGGAAATTACATTAATTACAATGTAATTTTTGGCGTTTTCCAACTGACACTTTATAacacaaaaacatgacaaaaattctTGCTTAAGCATTCTTCCCTGCACCTCTTTTTAATTGTACTTTATTTTTTCAACCGAAACAACAGGAAAAAAAAGGTGATGGCAAGAGCCCTTGACATTTAAATGTAGATAGCGGACTCTAATTTAtacttaaatttaaatgtaaatttgaatTAGTTTGTTTACAAATCTATAAAACATGTActatatttaaatttgtattaattttgtattgaatattttgtctttttttttattgccagGTTTTTGCATTGTATATCAGCTGTTGTTGACGTGTGCCAAATATTGTGGTGCTCCAATCTTAACGATATGTCTTCCAAACAAGAATAAATTGACAAAGATTTTTATTGCTGCCAGGTGAACAAATTCAAAAGAGGTtgttttgtgtgtaagtgtgtgtttgtaagaGGAGAGATTTCTCATTCACTGATAAACATGTATCCTTTGTATTGACTTAGGTTAGACCTCCTTCGATACAGTGTGTTTAGCATGGTTTACATTTTGAGATTCATTAAAGTTTGCTTTTTATTTCCTTACAGTTTGCTGTctgtttatatattattaattaaggaaaatttgattaaATGGGTGATTTTACTTTAATAATCATCCATGCAGGATGTGTTgtgccaacatagtctcatgataaCTTGTAATAATTaatacgagatggtgaaattgtaagatattgtaCGACTTGTATGAAAAGGTAGGACtacaaccaatcaacaaacagaatttcaaatcgatacaatagaGCGCAGCAGtcaggttccggaagtaaaaatcgcataatttttttccttgggcgaatacatttttaacaataacttttaaacctttaagGACAGACCTACCTGGAgctttgaggttgttaatcgattgtatgcttccgttgaagtcatcagtccatgttatttcagcttcatttttttagaaattgtatttaatagcagaattcctggtgaagaactacaataCCCTTCATCCTAAAGAGAAACGCTCCACCAATCAGGGAATAGTGGCCATCAAAGTGTTCAATCCCAtgactgtgaatgacgcaatcaagtcgatcttcctacactctcaaactatatttataaatatagtaatattttgcaataaaactaaaatatagtttctatacttaaaatcaaaAACTTTAAATTGATAGTTttatatgaaggattttatgaaaagcctatggatgaaattaatggaaaaattacttttagaacccaagcggctgaaaaagtgggtgggcactgttgagctctactgttgtgctcaaaagttttttggcattgatttagaaaaaatgactgatcatgcaaaaaaaaaacaaaaaaaaacagacttttatttaaggatagtaatcatatgaagctatttatcatcacatagttgtttgactcctttttaaatcataatgataacagaaatcacccaaatagccctgatcaaaagtttacatacccttgaatgtttggccttgttacagacacacaaggtgacacacacaggtttaaatggcaattaaaggttaatttcccacacctgtggctttttaaattgcaattagtgtctgtgtataaatagtcaatgagtttgttagctctcacgtggatgcactgagcaggctggatactgagccatggggagcagaaaagaactgtcaaaagacctgcgtaacaaggtaatggaactttataaagatggaaaaggatataaaaagatatccaaagccttgaaaatgccagtcagtactgttcaatcacttattaagaagtggaaaattcagggaactcttgataccaagccaaggtcaggtagaccaagaaagatttcagccacagctgccagaagaattgttcgggatacaaagaaaaacccacaggtaacctcaggagaaatacaggctgctctggaaaaagacggtgtggttgtttcaaggaacacaatactTGTTGATCCTTCTCCAAACATGGCGCTTATGGTtgtaaccataaagctctattttggtctcgtcataccaaattagtgtgccagaagctgaggcgtgtcaaggtgttgtcgggcatattgtaaccgggcttttttgtggcattggcttctttctgacaactcgaccatgcagctcatctttgttcaagtatcgtcgtattgtgctccttgaaagaaccacaccgtctttttccagagcagcctgtatttctcctgaggttacctgtgggtttttctttgtatcccgaacaattcttctggcagctgtggctgaaatttttcttggtctaccttaccttggcttggtatcaagagatccctgaattttccacttcttaataagtgattgaacagtactgactggcattttcaaggttttggatatctttttatatccttttccgtctttataaaattccattaccttgtcacgcaggtcttttgacagttcatttctgctcctcatggctcagtatctagcctgctcagtgcgtccattgagagctaacaaactcattgactaattatacacggacactaattgcaatttaaaaagccacaggtgtgggaaattaacgtttaattgccatttaaacctgtgtgcatcaccttgtgtgtctgtaacaaggccaaccattcaagggtatgtaaacttttgatcagggccatttgggtgatttctgttaccattatgatttaaaaaggagccaaacaaccatgtgataataaatggcttcatatgatcactatccttaaataaaagacaggtttgcatgatcagtcatggcattgatttattttcaaaatcaatgccaaaatttcacaatttctgccagggtatgtaaacttttgagcacaactgtaaactgGAATCAAATTTAAGTTATCCTCCTATCGAACACTCCGTTTTAAGGAAATGTCTGTCCAGTGTTGgttaacgttacttttaaaagtaacttgttagaatattttatgtTAAGTAAAGCGTTACGTtgcttttgcattacttttttctcaccgccactctctcttctgctgtgtattcaatacaaatacaagagatatgtagagatattacaggtcatgctagctaatGAACaatactcatgtcaaaacaacatactaaacaaacagatatttagaaagtctacaatcagtaggccttcacgtcatatttataataaagactcaataacTGGAATatacatgatttgtttttccatcgacgtggctgccaacatgaataatgaagaataaccactcttacctaaagcagcaaagtccaacacttgaacctgcatcttatatgtcatcatgtgctgtgcccattgacaatgtcagagtcaacttaaaatgtttttcagaagtcaggataaatttcagtggggaatgccagtctaacatgttcaaggaacaagtctgatgaataaatgaatattttccgattaacatttttttattgattcaaccattaaatatatacatagcagaacacacatatgcaGAATTAATATACAACCCACACTACCCCACCTccccccgacccccaacaacaccccagtggtcacacaacaaaaataaataaattaattaataaaacaataaaataaataaaacaaatcactcacagaaaacccctacacctctctctccactgtccctccccgagagccctctaaaaaagacagatatctgccccacttcttcgcaaacatgtccagactccccagtcttctggataccccctccacAAGAGCTGCCattctggccatctctgaacaccactcctgaaaagggggcgctccagccgacttccaactcctcaaagtgatctgtcttgcgatcataacactagataggacccagtttttcacgtgcttattctccaaattaatgactgtcccatctcccaagatacagagtctggggcaaaataaaatttgagaggccaaaacgtTGCACATataactctgaatcctcatccaaaattcctgcatcttaacacatccccaaaagacatgggttgtttCTCCATCTTctaactgacatcgccagcaggtgggtgtgtctttaagaccaagcctatgcaatctagagggggtccaatagactctatgtaaaatcttaaattgcatgaggcaaacccttgcatctctggatgcagatttgaaattttttagaatcctagcccattgtccctcttccaataccaaatttagatctttctcccataatctcttaagagaagttgaagttccgtctcccagactctgaattagtagggagtaatacaccgatgcctcatgaccttttccaaaagcaataatcacctctcccagagtgtctgccgctttaggagggtgtaaaccactcccaaaaacagtacagagcaggtggcgcagctgtaaatacttatagaactgagatctaggaatcccaaaaagttgaaccaaatcttgaaaggatctcaacactcataTAGggcaccgagtgtagtaacccccctcccaatccactctgaccagcaaaaaggggacttttTGAAGCGTAGTtaggggttcagccatatgctcgaggcaacattttaaaaaatgtcagaattaaacagtctggacactttagtccataccgagttcaagtgcgagataacgggatgtactttagcttctctgattaatttgatagaaaggctctgcagtggcgaaataggggcaagaacttcctgttctatacagaaccaggctctctcaggtgaaagtgaccaatgagccaaatgtctgagaccgaatgcataataataaaataaaatcttgggtaggcctagcccacctttgtcaaacggcctatgtaacttattgaaatggaaattgggacgcttaccattccaaatgaaagactttgctatgctatcaacttgcttgaaataagagagggggacatctacagggagagactgcagtaagtaattgaattttggaatacaattcattttaataacattaaccttcccaatcatagataaatgtaatgaagcccacctgcccacatcactcaaaaaccgttttattaaggggtcaaaattaactctaactaaatcacacaaatttgctggaaataaaatacccaaatacttaatgccctgtttgggccactggaaagcacctggctggaaagccgtttctgggcagtacactgtcagagccaaagctttggatttagaccaattgtctctatatcctgaaaacttagaaaaggaattcataattctgtggaggcaaggcatagatctactggggtcagagacaaataatagaatatcatctgcgtaaagcaagagtttatgcaccgtacctcccaccaccacccctggaaaatcctcctcctttcttatcgcggttgctaatggttccagggcaagacagaacaatgatggggaaagagggcaaccctgccgggtgcccctatccaaagtaaaataatctgaaattaatccatttgtttgtaccgccgctactgggtgtctataaagtaac
This Myxocyprinus asiaticus isolate MX2 ecotype Aquarium Trade chromosome 20, UBuf_Myxa_2, whole genome shotgun sequence DNA region includes the following protein-coding sequences:
- the LOC127410804 gene encoding gap junction beta-4 protein-like, which produces MNWAFLQDLLSGVNKYSTAFGRVWLSVLFVFRVMVFVVAAEKVWGDEQNDFICNTDQPGCHNVCYDDYFPVSHIRLWALQLILITCPSFLVVLHVGYREERERKHRMKYGEGCQRLYANTGKKRGGLWWTYVLSLVFKMGVDGTFVYLLYHIYKGYDFPTTVKCSEDPCPNVVDCFISRPTEKRIFTIFNVVMSLVCILLSLCEFLYLVGKRCFECGHRLKGLHQISKARSISNMMSSNAFLESNTMKLGSKEQPPPECSEVI